The nucleotide sequence ttgtctataaattaataccatgtcatttaaaattaattatgaattGACATAGTCAGGGTAAaaatggaattttatttttgtcaaaaaattgtaagcatgaaactaacaaaatttattaatttgagtATTAAATCACACGTTTCAATTAAATGagatatttttcttccaaccaaaaaagacaaagtattaaacttccaaataaaaaatagatgaggtatTGGCGAGATCCATGGATACCGGATGTTTGCCCTAGACCGGCGAATGGTCGAGGGAGGTTATGACTCCCCagtttaatggttaatcatttaattaacccGGAGACTAAGGATTGGCATTTACCTACTTTGGAGGAGTTTTTCGATCCGGGGGATATTCAACTAATTCGGAGTATGCCAGTTAGTAGAACTACTCAACCGGATAGATTAATATGGCATTATACTAAATCGGGGAAATATTCAGTCAGATCGGGATACCGATTGGCTAGGGAATTATTAAAGGATGTTGAATTTGGGCCGACGTGTATGGCTTTACGGGCTCATTCTTGGAAACTTGATGTACCCTCCAAaatccaacattttttctggcagattggCTCGGGTACTCTACCTGTGTTGGAGCGTCTCGCATATCGGGGTGTTCGGTGTGATACCGTGTGTAAGAGATGCGATTCGGCGGTGGAAACTATAAACCATGCGCTCTTTGAGTGTCCTAGGTCTCGATGTATTTGGGAGGTGTCGCCTTTACGGCTGGATCAAGGGGGCTTTCCATACACATCGATTTATGCGAatttagatttcattttttggCGGGCATCTTCGCAATCTGGGGCTTCGGATGTGGGCATTCAACTTCCCTGGATTATTTGGTccatttggaaagataggaataaaaaggttttccaggGTATTGAGGGTGAACCTCTAGGGATTTTGAATCAGGCGACTACGGATAAAttattgtgggaggaggccaaatcTTACTCAGTGAATTATCTGGTCCCCCCGTCTTTTACGGAGGATAGGGGATCCTCTCCCCGATGCCAAgtggatggttcttggaaaagTACAGACCCCTACCAGGGTTTGGGCTGGTGGTGCTGCAGTGGAGAGCTTACAACAATCCTgttgggagcacggagtcatCGTCGGAGTCCTTCTCCTCTACATGCAGAACTACAAGCGttgatctgggctatggagtctttaCTGGTGGCTGGAGTCGATTGTCAGGTTTTTGAGACGGATAGTGTGGAGCTAACGGCGATGGTGCAGGCACCGGAAGACTGGCCGACTTTCTCTAATCTGCTGGAGGATTTCTCATTGCTTCGAAGTTCCTTTCCCTCCTTCTCCCTCTCCAGGATTCCTCGCGATGACAATGTCAGGGCCGATTGCCTCGCTCGATCTTCACGAACCCTACCTTCAGTTTCTACCTTTGTAAACTCgtatcctcctgtttgggcaaccaatcatggagttctcttttaattttaatatagtttggttgaaaaaaaaaaaaaaaaaaaaaaatagatgaggtatttttaagcttttttcccaTAACAAAAACCTATAtttcaataacaaaaaacatattttaataacaaatgAAGATGTATGCTGTTGTTGAGTAAACACAATAGGTACCGTTTTGAACAAATGTTTGTTGCACATTCTTGAAAGATCATAGAAAAAGCTTCACATAGACCATATGGACACATGCAGACTCATGTTTTCACTGCTTGACTCTGGTTCACCACTTGACTCTAGCTCAGACCATACTACCGAGAgaaattttttgcaaaggaACCGTTTCATCAACAATAGATTCACAAAGCCTTATCCGATCTATAAAGTGTAAAGTATCAAGAAccaaataatcataaatttcaaTAACAAATTTTTGACAGGCAATAAGATTTCTAGCTACTTCATGAAAGTAAAAGATTAGATAGTAAAGAGAATTTGAGGCAAACACTTACATTTGACGGTCTCCATTTATGTGTTTCATGACACACTTGAGTCTCCTGTTCTTGATTTCTCCACCCCTAAACTTGTTGTCTTTCTAGCATTTTCATAACCATTGTCATCACTATCTTCTATGGTACTTCCATATTCTGCAAAACCGTGCAAACAGTTACAAGTGCAAAGTAATGCCTGGACATTTTTAGGAAGCAACTTATTTCTATATGGTGTCAACACTCTAGACCCAATACTGAATGCTGATTCTGATAAAATTGTTGTTATTGGAATACTGAGAATATCAAGAGCCATAAAAGCTACATCCCCAAGATGTTTTTTGGTTATCTTTGCAGTATTTAAGAACATctaaatttggaaaagattTCCACTCTAATCTCGGCTCCTCCAAAAAATGGTTAAATGTGTCTTTGTGGTGTTAACGTCAGTTTCAATGCTTCTCTCCAACTCAAACAAATCCTACATTACAAAGATTCACATCAGACTAACATTATCATCACATCATGACAAATTGACAATGAAATTTTAATGTATAATAAGATACTTAcattatcaaaatcatcttcaAGTGGAGATTCACTAAGTATGTCATGTGGATTTGTTATCCGTGAAATACCTGAAGAACTCGTAtgataagttttataaataatttccAAATTCTTCTTAAATTCTTCAATCTTCAGTTGAGAAGTAAAGGGATCTACTTTATGATAAGCTACTTCGAGCATTTGCAGTTTTAGTCTTGGATCCAAAACAACTCCAATAGCCAAAATAAGGTTGTAACCCTCCCAATACTTAtcaaattttttcttcatttccaaagtcatttttttcaagtcatcatcatcacaagtcGCATACTTGTACAACAATAACTCAAGTTACAATAACTCAATCCGCCAAACTTGAGTGAAGTATTTCGCAAACCATCTTTCTATCTACTTTCTGATCATATAAAATCGATCTATCTTCTTAGGTAGATTATTTGTACAAATAATCACTAGCCTACTAGGGTACAAATAATCACAAAAAATGGTTAGTTTAACATTAAAAGTTAGAAACCTCAATATATGTATGGAACAAGTAAaagatgtttaaagttttttatacgtagactaaaaaaaatttcatcattAAAACATCATTTATAAACATAAGCCAACTAATAAAAAgacaaactataaaaatattaaaagtcagaaaaaatcattaattttacattaaaagtataaaaagtcaaattaaaaacaactatttttggaaaataatttttactgtgagactcaattcattttaaaatacaaaaatgtatGATATATGATGTAAGTTATaccaaaaatagtaatatatatttccaaaaatgatTTGTAGTAATAATCATTCTATAGCTATTTTATCTGAAATGCAAATGTGTCactaaaatcaagtttttgtaatattatgtttttagtaTTTATCCCTTAAGTTATATCATATAACTAGaaatttaacccgcggtacccCGCGGgacaatattattaattttaaaattttaaaatttatattgtatttatttgttattttattattgttttattaattttaaaaatataaaattttacaggtatttgatataagtattcaaagtataggattttgtagggttttcaaggttttaacccgtgtggtatatgtatagtctaataatacatttatctcctggtacacatctaaaaatgttttaaaaaaacaattccacttagtgaagtgaccttagtgcagtggccaaaggtaagtccttaatgcacaaggcaccatcacaccagggatcgagtctcGCTCCCTACAATtgtagggattaggctaatgggccggcctgttgtggcccaatggttgacaaaaaaaaaacaattccacttaactccctatatgtGATTAATGCCAACCGTCTCAcctaaatcaaaataagtttttgcgtaaaaaaaaaatcaaaataagttttttatcaagtttaattatgttaattgttttaccaaattagcatattttatagtttataatttttccatgtcaatatagatagtttatgataattaatagaattttaagttttttggtacttcctcaaaaaataaaaaataaaccaaattatatgggtggttttcaacatatttaatgtgacattttataattggattttcggtttagaaaattttttaatgttaatataattatgaagattgtaaacttttgttatgaaaaatctgttgtatatcatttaattcTGAGaaattctagcatccataaaaatagttttagagatttaatgggttaaaactttaatgggtagagttatttttggaaaaatcggaatgtatagatgttgttaagattttatggcaataaatataacaaatgttggtcaatttaagaaagtttagtatttgagtttctctgcaatgttatttatagaattattttaggggttaatattgtataagataaattaaataaataaaacttaaaggacataaacaaaaatgttaatatagatatatctaaattttatatattagaaatgtTAGATgtattattaaaatcaaaatttgttgcatgtattgaattttattggtcaaacttaaattctataatctaatcaaaaatgatatgtaaaaaTTTGCATAGAGAGATTCAGATCTGATAACTTAAAAAGGGGACTATAAAAACATACTTCGCCGACGTTTTAGTTtcaatctctcctcctcttacaCGTCTCTCTCTCCCGGAGTTGTGACAATGACGAAAATGCCCTTCAccgtcatcgtcttcttcctcctcttcaccGCCGCGGTGGTTCCACCTTCAATGGCGGAGATCAAATCCCTCGTCATCTCCGACGACGCACGCCCAATGATCCTCTTCGAGAAATTCGGATTCACACACACAGGCCACGTAACCGTCTCAATCTCATCCGTCTCCGTCGTCTCCACCTCCTCAGATCCGAATCCAGAACCTTCGCGTCTCGGATTCTTCCTCCTCTCCGAAGAATCTCTCCTCCAGGTCCTCCTCGAGATCCAACAGAACCCTAGATTCTGCGTTCTCGATTCGCACTACGTCACTCATCTCTTCACCTTCAGAGATCTATCACCACCACCGAACTCCAGATTCAACCAATCGTACCCAGTCACTTCCCCAAACGAGTACTCTCTCTTCTTCGCGAATTGCGTCCCCGAAACCAAAGTCTCCATGGCGGTTCGTACTGAGATGTATAACAAAGATCCCAACGGATCTAAAGACTACTTACCAGCTGGATCTACTCAATTGCCTACTCTctactccttcttcttcctctgttacGTTGCTTTCCTCGGTTTCTGGAGCTACACTTGTTACACGAACAAGCTCACCGTTCATCGGATCCATCTCCTTATGGGAGGTTTGCTTTTAATCAAATCGTTGAATCTGATCTGTGCAGCTGAAGATAAACATTACGTGAAGATCACAGGAACGCCTCATGGATGGGATATACTCTTTTACATTTTCCAGTTCATACGTGTTGTGCTTCTCTTCACCGTGATCATCTTGATCGGAACTGGATGGTCGTTTTTGAAACCTTTCTTgcaggagaaagagaagaatgtTTTGATCATTGTGATACCTCTTCAGGTATTAGCCAACATTGCTTCGATTGTGATTGGTGAAACTGGACCTTTTATTAAAGATTGGGTTACTTGGAACCAAGTTTTTTTGCTTGTTGATATCATCTGTTGCTGTGCGATCATCTTCCCTATCGTTTGGTCGATTCGGTCATTGAGGGAGACTTCGAAAACTGATGGGAAAGCTGCGAGGAACTTGTCGAAGCTTACGTTGTTTAGACAGTTTTACATTGTTGTCATTGGGTATCTTTACTTCACGAGGATTGTGGTGTTTGCGCTTAAAACGATTGCTGCTTATAAGTATCAGTGGGTGAGTTTTGCAGCGGAGGAGATTGTGAGTTTGGTGTTCTATGTGATCATGTTTCATATGTTTAGGCCTGAGGAGAAGAATGAGTACTTtgctgttgatgatgatgaagaagaagctgctgcTTTGGCCCTTAGGGATGAAGAGTTTGAGCTTTAGAAAAAGGATGGaggattcttcttcttggtaagtcGTCAaagatttattcttttttttccctcacTATGTCTATGTTAAAATGTCGTCTAATACTTCAACTGTCATTGTtccctttttttgttaatttttgttcttccttACATTTAAATTGTCTTTGTTATCACACTTCTTCGTATGGCTTTACATCAATGCGGATCCTTGGGGCTGTAGCAAATTATACTATcatcattttcaaaattatgtatcAGTGTGTTGTTGTTAACAATTTACAGTTTCAACATTTTTGCTTATTCCATCCATACTTTTACTGAACCCACACTATTTCATCATCTAACATCCACTATTTAGATCTGTTTCAACTTGGTTTAAAAACAGAAAGAGAGAACACGTCATTGCTCATTACTACATTTAGCCATTAACAAATAATTCCTCTTTCTCTCCATTACAAGCATACCAGTGAACGTGCTTGGCACTATCCAAAACATCATAGAGACAAAAATATAGAGggtagtataatttttttagaaaaccaattATATGATTGTATATAATTTCAACAACAGATTCTCAAGTAACCATCATGTCCTCCAACGATGAACAATCTGGAGAATGGTAAAACACCTATGGTTGAAAAATCCGATCTGACCCTTCCTCCTTTCTCCGCCATATACAGTTTCTGTGGTATAATAcgttgctgctgctgttgcgCCTCCTGTCAATTCGACAAAACCGGTCATTTTCACACACTTTACCTTGTTTTCACGACTGTTCTGTGCATAAATAAAACGACTATTCAACTTGGTTCATTCATCAAATTTTAATCTTAGTTTAGGCTTATAGCTAAAGTGATCAACGCGTGTTTGCTTTAACTCAATACGGAGTGAGAATCTATACCTCGTCTTGAGACTTTGACAGTGGGAAAATCCCGATATTGTTTCTTGAGATGGAGATAACGTCCTTGCCCCAGATGGAGAAACCCGAAACAACGTCGTTGTGTCCTTTGACAACAAAAGGCTGTGGTGTCCAGCTCCTGCTTTACCAGAAAGATGATAAAAAAGTTGTTATTACATGTAGATACCgaggaaaactaaaaaaacaaaaactcacaacaaaacaaaaaaccgtTATGATTGTTTTGCTTACTTCCTTAAGTCCCAGATCCGTAAAGTTTTGTCAAGTGAGCTGGAAACAAGTAAATGGCTCTCAGGTGCCGCTAACTGCAAGAACAAATAATTGGAAGATGAGATTGAGAAGAAAGGCCACATTAATTTTGGAAATCAGCTTAATTCACCTTTGTCACGTATCCGTCGTGAGCTCTCCAGGAGGAAATAAATCCACTTTCCCTCAAGTCAAATAGCCTACACTGGCCAGAACTAAAACCAGCTGCAATCCAAGAAGGTGATACTGAAACTCCGTCTCCATGTTTTGTTTGAGACCCTCCTGAACAAAGAGCAGATACGAGAGAAGTGAATCCAGATTCAATAGGTTCTCCTCCCCAAAGTTGAAGCTTCTGGCCTCGAGCTAGATCGATAAACCTGAAATGAGCAAAAAAATTGTTGCATATTACAcctaatgcttttttttttttttgagtttctaGTGTAGTGGATACTACTTTACCTGAGGGCACCAAATCCGGTTCCAACAACGAGCTGATCCATGTATTCTAAATAATGCATACATGTATACAAGTTTTCATCGAATATCCCACTTGATAATCCATGTGATGCAATTCTATTAGACTGATTGGAATTATTCTTTGATGACGGGTATGAGGAAGCTTGATATTGATCAGTCTGTGACTCGGAGAACAAAGATATCAGTTTCCCGGTTTGGCTGTTCCACACATGTATAGTTCCGTCACAAGATGCTATCTTTCCGGTAGATGACAGTATACTGATGTCATTAACAACCTAAAATATACAGGAAACAATTAGGTGCATACTTCCTAATTTATGGGTAAGAGAGTAATTATCTGCGTGCCGTAAGaaggtaataataatacaagGAACCAACCTCTTCATGGGCATGATAACTAGATACACAACTTAAGCTTGCTAGTTCCCACTTCTGAACACTTCCCTTAAACCCTGGATCAATTCCTGAGGTGAAAACTGTGCACTCATCTTCAGAAACCACTAAAGATCTTAGAGCTCCATGGTGGGCACGCGCAGAAGACAAAACAGATGCTCTAGTTTTCCATTGATTCTCATCTTTGAGGTTTCCAAAACGCCCAATGTCAAGCCCTTCCCAACAAGCTACTGGACTAGGAAACCATGACCACGGTTCACGCGCCAAAGGGTTTGAAActgcttcttgttcttcaactgggaCATGTATATGAGGTTTTAACTGATTTGAATTTCTCAACCCCTGCGACTGGGGAACCGACCGTCCAGATCCGTTGAGCAACATCTTAGGAGGCTGCTTAGATGCAGGGCCCTTGGTTAGAACAGGCCTAGCTTCCATATTACGTCGAGAAGATCGTCCTGTGTATNNNNNNNNNNNNNNNNNNNNNNNNNNNNNNNNNNNNNNNNNNNNNNNNNNNNNNNNNNNNNNNNNNNNNNNNNNNNNNNNNNNNNNNNNNNNNNNNNNNNNNNNNNNNNNNNNNNNNNNNNNNNNNNNNNNNNNNNNNNNNNNNNNNNNNNNNNNNNNNNNNNNNNNNNNNNNNNNNNNNNNNNNNNNNNNNNNNNNNNNNNNNNNNNNNNNNNNNNNNNNNNNNNNNNNNNNNNNNNNNNNNNNNNNNNNNNNNNNNNNNNNNNNNNNNNNNNNNNNNNNNNNNNNNNNTTGATCAGTCTGTGACTCGGAGAACAAAGATATCAGTTTCCCGGTTTGGCTGTTCCACACATGTATAGTTCCGTCACAAGATGCTATCTTTCCGGTAGATGACAGTATACTGATGTCATTAACAACCTAAAATATACAGGAAACAATTAGGTGCATACTTCCTAATTTATGGGTAAGAGAGTAATTATCTGCGTGCCGTAAGaaggtaataataatacaagGAACCAACCTCTTCATGGGCATGATAACTAGATACACAACTTAAGCTTGCTAGTTCCCACTTCTGAACACTTCCCTTAAACCCTGGATCAATTCCTGAGGTGAAAACTGTGCACTCATCTTCAGAAACCACTAAAGATCTTAGAGCTCCATGGTGGGCACGCGCAGAAGACAAAACAGATGCTCTAGTTTTCCATTGATTCTCATCTTTGAGGTTTCCAAAACGCCCAATGTCAAGCCCTTCCCAACAAGCTACTGGACTAGGAAACCATGACCACGGTTCACGCGCCAAAGGGTTTGAAActgcttcttgttcttcaactgggaCATGTATATGAGGTTTTAACTGATTTGAATTTCTCAACCCCTGCGACTGGGGAACCGACCGTCCAGATCCGTTGAGCAACATCTTAGGAGGCTGCTTAGATGCAGGGCCCTTGGTTAGAACAGGCCTAGCTTCCATATTACGTCGAGAAGACCGTCCTGTGTATTCCCACTGAATCAAAATAGATTCAGTGATAAATGTTCATAGCACAATGGAAATctgtatatatcaaattttatagcAACGGAAACCAGagttcttctatatattaagaAAGAATACCTTCCAGTTATGATGCTTTAGCAGATATTGCTCAAGGAGTAGCCAGGTTGGACAACCTTGACGTAATTTCTCCATACCAAGAAGTGAGGCGAAAGAAGGATAGAGAAGCAACCTGTAATTCCTACAACGTTAGGACATAAAAAGGAGCATACAAAAAGTTATTTACTAATGATTCAGGTGAAACACGCACACAAGATCCATACGGCTTTTGATTGGAGATTCTGGATGAAAATTTTGCTTGGCAGCCCTGATCTTCCAGCTTAACGAGTCAGATGCATCTGTACTTCTCTCAGAAAAAGCAAACTCATCAAAAAGCTCCTTCAACTGTGGAAGAACATGCAATGCAGTCAACTCTTGTCCAAGCCGCTGGCAAATTGACATCAGGGAAGTTGCAGCAAACTGAAACATTGAAAAAAGCaacatttaaaaagaaaatcaaatg is from Camelina sativa cultivar DH55 chromosome 20, Cs, whole genome shotgun sequence and encodes:
- the LOC104770179 gene encoding protein GPR107-like, whose protein sequence is MTKMPFTVIVFFLLFTAAVVPPSMAEIKSLVISDDARPMILFEKFGFTHTGHVTVSISSVSVVSTSSDPNPEPSRLGFFLLSEESLLQVLLEIQQNPRFCVLDSHYVTHLFTFRDLSPPPNSRFNQSYPVTSPNEYSLFFANCVPETKVSMAVRTEMYNKDPNGSKDYLPAGSTQLPTLYSFFFLCYVAFLGFWSYTCYTNKLTVHRIHLLMGGLLLIKSLNLICAAEDKHYVKITGTPHGWDILFYIFQFIRVVLLFTVIILIGTGWSFLKPFLQEKEKNVLIIVIPLQVLANIASIVIGETGPFIKDWVTWNQVFLLVDIICCCAIIFPIVWSIRSLRETSKTDGKAARNLSKLTLFRQFYIVVIGYLYFTRIVVFALKTIAAYKYQWVSFAAEEIVSLVFYVIMFHMFRPEEKNEYFAVDDDEEEAAALALRDEEFEL